One Paraburkholderia flagellata genomic window carries:
- a CDS encoding carboxymuconolactone decarboxylase family protein, whose protein sequence is MQPRLDFYQANPQAIKALLALEERIGKSALEKPLIELVRLRASQINGCAYCVDMHTSDARKHGETDRRLATLVTWREVPFFTPRERAALEWVEAVTLVAQSHVPDAAWECVKPHFNDAELVDLTLLLCAINSWNRFAIAFRKTPT, encoded by the coding sequence ATGCAACCCCGTCTGGACTTCTATCAGGCCAATCCACAAGCCATCAAGGCGCTGCTCGCGCTGGAAGAGCGTATTGGAAAGAGTGCGCTCGAAAAGCCGCTGATCGAGCTCGTGCGCCTGCGTGCCTCGCAGATCAACGGCTGTGCCTATTGCGTCGACATGCATACGAGCGACGCGCGCAAGCACGGCGAAACCGACCGCCGGCTGGCAACGCTGGTGACATGGAGAGAGGTGCCGTTTTTCACGCCGCGCGAGCGCGCGGCGCTGGAATGGGTCGAGGCGGTCACGCTCGTTGCGCAGAGCCACGTGCCGGATGCCGCATGGGAATGCGTCAAGCCACATTTCAACGACGCCGAACTGGTCGATCTCACCTTGCTACTTTGCGCAATCAATAGCTGGAACCGCTTTGCTATTGCATTCCGCAAAACGCCAACCTGA
- a CDS encoding sensor domain-containing diguanylate cyclase → MRTFFRRSPPKVRPHQSKSSRSWFGIVQPILVLLVVLNTLIIAAEDWSSFNAINKENAQRLNGAISVLAGRIEDRFKTMDVISLAVSNALDSGRANEETLQSIAARHQPLLGSMAIAVLDPAGHLRAASEPLGGIYVPWLAGIRQQGCASLSRGQTWLAPFGQDYGIMLAQPHLDKAGRVDACIVIAVPQRQNILQGATLPMGTVALLRNADDQVVARYPSLSTLTFGQAYSLKRFEREGPTPGSWYLRSPVDGIDRLGTSRTINLTRTGEPWRLDLSVATSVYRASWWRDVSFDTTATLIQSALLVAGLVLLRREKSLNVKIAESARVVSTLVEHTPSAMALVDNRTGKIRLGNEALKAVFGALAGTGEPIEQLFASPADWAAVRDGERTEPFAMLARSGAVHMLVRCTRLGESAVDTGDLLLVTLVDVDAQYRQISQLRSEADFDPLTGLANRRHFEHVASQAVALAQRHQSQVAVLGLDLDHFKRVNDTWGHAAGDQVLAVVARLFKASLRDQDLPARVGGEEFAAILPGADAQQARSVAERIRVAVQSTPVVLEDGQVVHITLSIGGAMYLPGEAGLHEAVKRADAALYRAKQSGRNRVEMAVRDDGTGGAQDGGEDCNAAVTASADA, encoded by the coding sequence ATGAGAACATTCTTCCGTCGCAGCCCCCCGAAGGTCAGACCGCATCAGTCGAAGTCTTCCCGCTCCTGGTTTGGTATCGTCCAGCCCATTCTGGTGCTGCTGGTTGTCCTCAACACACTGATCATCGCCGCAGAGGACTGGTCGTCGTTCAACGCCATTAATAAAGAGAACGCGCAGCGACTCAACGGCGCCATTTCGGTCCTGGCGGGACGCATCGAGGATCGCTTCAAGACAATGGACGTTATCAGCCTTGCTGTCAGCAATGCGCTGGACAGCGGCCGCGCCAATGAAGAAACACTCCAGAGCATCGCTGCGCGTCATCAGCCCCTGCTGGGCAGCATGGCTATCGCGGTGCTCGATCCGGCAGGGCACCTGCGTGCAGCTTCAGAGCCGCTCGGCGGCATCTATGTCCCCTGGCTAGCCGGGATCCGGCAACAGGGGTGCGCAAGCTTATCCAGGGGGCAAACCTGGCTGGCTCCCTTCGGGCAGGATTACGGCATCATGCTGGCACAGCCTCACCTCGACAAGGCCGGGAGAGTGGACGCCTGCATCGTGATCGCTGTCCCGCAACGCCAGAACATTCTGCAGGGGGCGACGCTGCCAATGGGCACGGTCGCTCTGCTGCGTAATGCCGACGATCAGGTTGTCGCTCGCTATCCGTCCCTGTCGACGCTGACGTTCGGTCAGGCATACAGTCTGAAACGCTTCGAGCGCGAGGGACCTACGCCAGGTTCCTGGTATCTACGCTCGCCCGTGGACGGGATTGACCGCCTGGGAACATCGCGCACCATCAACCTGACTCGCACAGGAGAGCCGTGGAGACTCGATCTGAGTGTCGCAACCAGCGTCTACCGCGCGTCGTGGTGGAGGGATGTGTCTTTCGATACGACGGCCACGCTGATCCAAAGCGCGCTGCTCGTGGCGGGTCTGGTGTTGCTGCGCCGCGAAAAGAGCCTGAACGTGAAGATTGCGGAGTCCGCCCGCGTGGTATCGACCCTCGTTGAGCACACGCCGAGTGCCATGGCTCTGGTCGATAACCGCACAGGGAAGATCAGGCTGGGCAACGAGGCACTGAAAGCCGTGTTTGGCGCACTGGCCGGCACCGGGGAACCCATCGAGCAACTCTTTGCGAGTCCCGCCGACTGGGCGGCCGTGCGGGACGGGGAGCGGACCGAACCGTTCGCGATGCTCGCACGAAGCGGTGCGGTGCACATGCTCGTGCGGTGCACCCGTCTGGGTGAGTCGGCAGTCGACACCGGTGACCTTTTGCTGGTCACTCTGGTCGACGTCGACGCGCAGTACCGGCAGATCAGCCAGTTGCGCTCGGAGGCAGACTTCGATCCATTGACGGGGCTGGCGAACCGCCGGCACTTCGAGCACGTGGCCTCGCAGGCCGTGGCGTTGGCGCAGCGCCATCAATCGCAGGTTGCCGTACTCGGTCTGGACCTCGACCATTTCAAGCGCGTCAACGACACGTGGGGGCACGCCGCAGGCGACCAGGTACTTGCGGTCGTCGCGCGGCTGTTCAAGGCGTCGTTGCGCGATCAAGACCTGCCGGCGCGCGTGGGTGGCGAGGAGTTTGCCGCGATCCTTCCCGGCGCTGACGCGCAACAGGCGCGTAGCGTGGCGGAGCGCATTCGCGTGGCGGTCCAGAGTACGCCAGTTGTGCTCGAAGACGGACAGGTCGTGCATATCACCCTGAGCATCGGTGGGGCCATGTACCTTCCCGGGGAAGCCGGCCTGCACGAAGCCGTGAAGCGAGCCGACGCCGCGTTGTACCGGGCCAAACAGTCGGGACGCAACCGCGTCGAGATGGCCGTGCGTGACGACGGGACAGGGGGAGCGCAGGACGGCGGCGAGGACTGCAATGCCGCTGTAACTGCCTCGGCGGATGCATGA
- a CDS encoding EAL domain-containing protein, which translates to MIKRITLISASIALGCLATIGPVLTSLYIANKDVESRDRADIQEFADKAILRADLVTYQAFAALSDLDRQPGTPCSPSNLEQAARVIYNYRYVQDAGAYAEGKYLCSPLLGDVRSKDLTLPPPDYRSNDGFLVWFRQQSPLSDVRKDLQIGRDGNYVSMDPGAYVDLIDPARRPIAAIQTTTGTVFAVSAGADPNDMLNAWKHNGNVKSDEWNYAVAVSSTRPLAVVVKSPRSSVVGDWPKLLAAWLSIGVIAGTLLGWLAYRRVTRQLSFTSTLEWAITRHKLDVVFQPIVRLADNECAGVEALVRWNLHGRNISPEVFVRVAEENHLIQPLTDLVLAKTIAQLGQLLNANPSFYVSINVSSEDLCTLRFLNLLTKSLTGTGIAPGQMRIEATERSFMNADSTRSVIAAFRAAGHPIYIDDFGTGYSSLSYLQSFEIDVLKIDKSFVDTIAQDTASSVVAPHIIAMAHELGLEIVAEGVESEFQAKWLLKKGVHYAQGWYYAKAMSAGDLAKWLGKNRASRSANRIAGNIATDSVDS; encoded by the coding sequence ATGATCAAGCGCATCACGCTGATTTCGGCTTCGATTGCTCTTGGGTGTCTCGCGACCATCGGGCCGGTGCTCACCAGCCTCTATATCGCGAACAAAGACGTTGAAAGTCGGGACCGGGCGGACATTCAGGAGTTCGCCGACAAGGCCATCTTGCGCGCGGACCTCGTCACGTACCAGGCCTTCGCCGCTCTCTCCGATCTCGACCGGCAACCGGGTACGCCCTGCTCGCCGTCGAACCTCGAACAGGCCGCGCGGGTCATTTACAACTACCGGTACGTCCAGGATGCCGGGGCCTACGCGGAAGGCAAGTACCTCTGCTCGCCGCTGCTCGGTGACGTACGCTCCAAAGACCTCACGCTACCGCCGCCCGACTATCGCAGCAATGACGGGTTTCTCGTATGGTTCCGGCAGCAAAGTCCGCTCAGCGACGTGCGCAAGGACCTCCAGATCGGCCGCGACGGCAACTATGTTTCGATGGATCCCGGGGCCTACGTTGACCTGATCGATCCGGCCAGACGTCCCATTGCAGCGATCCAGACCACGACGGGAACCGTCTTTGCCGTATCCGCGGGCGCGGACCCGAACGACATGCTCAACGCCTGGAAGCACAATGGCAACGTCAAGAGTGACGAGTGGAATTACGCGGTCGCCGTCTCTTCGACAAGGCCGCTCGCCGTGGTCGTGAAGTCACCACGCAGCAGCGTTGTGGGTGACTGGCCGAAGCTCCTCGCGGCGTGGCTTTCGATCGGCGTCATCGCGGGGACGCTGCTCGGCTGGCTGGCATACAGGCGTGTCACGCGGCAGCTATCGTTTACCTCGACACTCGAATGGGCCATTACGCGTCACAAGCTCGATGTCGTCTTTCAGCCCATCGTTCGTCTCGCGGATAACGAATGTGCCGGCGTGGAGGCGCTGGTGCGGTGGAATCTGCACGGACGCAATATCTCGCCCGAAGTGTTCGTACGGGTTGCCGAGGAAAACCATCTCATCCAGCCCTTGACGGATCTCGTGCTCGCGAAGACCATCGCGCAGCTCGGCCAGCTGCTGAACGCAAACCCTTCGTTCTATGTCTCGATCAACGTCAGCAGCGAGGATCTGTGCACCCTCCGCTTCCTGAACCTGCTCACGAAGTCGCTCACGGGAACTGGCATCGCGCCCGGGCAGATGAGAATTGAGGCAACGGAGCGCAGTTTCATGAACGCCGATTCGACGCGTAGCGTGATTGCGGCATTCCGGGCAGCCGGCCATCCGATCTATATCGACGACTTTGGGACCGGCTACTCGAGCCTTTCCTATCTGCAAAGCTTTGAGATCGATGTGCTTAAGATCGACAAGTCGTTTGTCGACACGATTGCGCAGGACACGGCGTCGAGTGTCGTCGCGCCTCACATCATCGCAATGGCGCACGAACTGGGCCTGGAAATCGTCGCGGAGGGCGTCGAGTCGGAGTTTCAGGCGAAGTGGCTGCTCAAGAAAGGCGTGCACTATGCACAAGGCTGGTATTACGCGAAGGCGATGTCTGCGGGCGACCTTGCTAAATGGCTTGGCAAGAACCGCGCATCGCGCAGTGCGAACCGCATTGCCGGCAATATCGCCACCGATAGCGTTGATAGCTGA
- a CDS encoding glyceraldehyde-3-phosphate dehydrogenase — translation MHGRPAFAYVSSAIVALSALACVGVHADEKEPLSFIDPTDGQLDLSDFLLKHKGALPVPIVITEPAVGYGAGLGLLFFSGPIAEAAANSTGDQPSRNPPNVTAIGGMYTQNGTWAAAAAHFHTWDNDRYRYLGAVAKVDAHLDYFGLTSQARAYTLTGNALLQQFLVRLGNSRWYGGVRYVFFDSTSSFGGGSVPASITNFERNQRIGAGSLILDYDSRDNIFYPASGSFAEFETQFARTGFGGTQNYDVYAARGFKWIPLMRALILGLRVDTRFSTGDIPFYAQPYVDLRGVQKGRYQDRNAISTEAELRWDVTPRWSLLGFTGLGKAYGRLASFSQAQNVTSVGAGFRYLIARKLGVSIGIDVAHSKDQNAFYIQVGSAWR, via the coding sequence ATGCACGGTCGTCCGGCGTTCGCGTATGTGAGTTCCGCGATTGTTGCGCTAAGCGCATTGGCCTGCGTTGGCGTGCATGCCGACGAGAAAGAGCCGCTCAGTTTCATCGACCCGACCGACGGGCAACTCGACCTGAGCGATTTTCTGCTTAAGCACAAAGGGGCACTGCCTGTGCCCATCGTGATCACCGAGCCGGCCGTGGGCTATGGCGCTGGCCTTGGGCTGCTCTTTTTCTCGGGGCCGATCGCGGAGGCGGCGGCGAATTCGACGGGGGATCAGCCCAGCCGGAATCCGCCGAACGTGACGGCGATCGGTGGCATGTACACGCAGAACGGTACGTGGGCTGCAGCTGCCGCCCACTTTCACACATGGGACAACGACCGCTACCGTTACCTCGGCGCGGTTGCAAAGGTCGACGCTCACCTAGACTATTTCGGCCTTACCAGTCAGGCTCGGGCCTATACCCTCACGGGTAATGCGCTGCTTCAGCAGTTTCTGGTGCGGCTCGGGAACAGCCGCTGGTATGGAGGCGTGCGGTATGTCTTCTTCGACTCGACGTCCAGCTTCGGAGGCGGCAGCGTACCGGCCAGCATCACCAACTTCGAGAGGAACCAGCGCATCGGGGCGGGGAGTCTCATCCTGGACTACGACTCGCGCGACAACATCTTCTATCCCGCCTCCGGCAGCTTCGCGGAGTTTGAGACGCAGTTTGCCCGAACCGGCTTCGGCGGGACCCAGAACTACGACGTCTACGCAGCCCGCGGCTTCAAATGGATTCCGCTCATGCGTGCGCTGATTCTCGGCCTGCGTGTCGACACCCGGTTCTCGACAGGGGACATTCCGTTCTATGCGCAACCGTATGTCGATCTGCGAGGCGTTCAGAAGGGACGATACCAGGACCGCAATGCCATCTCGACTGAAGCGGAGTTGCGTTGGGACGTGACGCCACGGTGGTCGCTGCTGGGCTTCACAGGCCTTGGCAAGGCGTACGGACGACTGGCAAGCTTTTCACAGGCACAGAACGTCACCAGTGTTGGCGCCGGCTTTCGTTACCTCATCGCCCGCAAGCTGGGGGTGTCCATTGGGATCGATGTCGCCCATAGCAAGGACCAGAATGCGTTTTACATCCAGGTCGGCAGTGCGTGGCGGTGA
- a CDS encoding transporter suffix domain-containing protein, which translates to MTLPDTQAKALPPGTWRFRAGICVFVLAYAAWALVPLAAVVGAPATAITTLTGGIVVANKIMLLACVAVMGKPGFERLKALLLRRLKRFSPVDTVGPVRHAIGLVMFCLPLASAMLEPYIDAIWPGLRPKMWEAQLLGDLMLVASFFVLGGDFWNKFRALFIRTARVAG; encoded by the coding sequence ATGACGCTTCCAGACACCCAAGCCAAAGCCCTGCCTCCAGGCACCTGGCGCTTCCGCGCCGGAATCTGCGTCTTCGTGCTGGCGTACGCGGCGTGGGCGCTCGTTCCCCTCGCAGCCGTGGTGGGCGCCCCCGCCACCGCCATCACGACGTTGACGGGCGGCATTGTGGTCGCCAACAAGATCATGCTCCTCGCCTGTGTCGCGGTGATGGGCAAGCCGGGATTCGAGCGGCTAAAGGCTCTCCTGTTGCGTCGACTCAAACGGTTCTCCCCGGTCGATACGGTTGGGCCGGTACGTCACGCCATCGGCCTTGTGATGTTCTGCCTGCCCTTGGCCTCGGCCATGCTCGAGCCTTACATCGATGCGATATGGCCCGGGCTGCGGCCAAAGATGTGGGAAGCACAGTTGCTCGGCGACCTGATGCTGGTCGCAAGTTTCTTCGTGCTCGGCGGCGATTTCTGGAACAAGTTTCGGGCGCTGTTCATCCGTACCGCGCGCGTGGCCGGATGA
- a CDS encoding DUF4148 domain-containing protein: MENLQRNCLTLAALALLLTGCVAAGVPQSGPHLSPAECRDLAALRSNPSPTKEQRQSELSALRKAGYDPSPWNDDPNYPDDLHAAQRLVEHWFQTDCQQPQPG; the protein is encoded by the coding sequence ATGGAAAACCTCCAGAGAAACTGCCTGACGCTTGCTGCGTTAGCGCTCCTGCTGACTGGATGTGTTGCTGCGGGTGTGCCACAAAGCGGGCCACATCTGAGCCCTGCTGAGTGCCGTGACCTGGCCGCGCTTCGAAGCAACCCGTCTCCGACGAAGGAGCAGCGCCAAAGCGAGCTTTCCGCCCTGAGGAAGGCGGGCTACGACCCGTCACCATGGAACGACGACCCAAACTACCCAGATGATCTACACGCGGCGCAGCGCCTGGTCGAGCATTGGTTCCAGACGGACTGTCAGCAGCCTCAACCCGGGTAA
- the pflB gene encoding formate C-acetyltransferase, translating to MDTTFGFDLAQMHTEGAWRGFTPGAWQSRVNVREFIQRNYTPFEGDATFLQGPTERTKGMWEKLAPMLAQEREKGILDVSQEPSGILAHGPGYIDKENELIVGLQTDAPLKRAIMPFGGWRVVEASLKSYGYEPDPKLVDIFTKYRKTHNDGVFDAYTPEIRRARASHVVTGLPDAYGRGRIVGDYRRVALYGVDFLIADKHRERQELDERHSSEDVIRLREELAEQIRSLKELKEMAKNYGYDISTPAANAREAVQWTYFAYLAAVKQQNGAAMSAGRLSTFWDIYFERDLREGTLDESQAQEIIDDLVIKWRIVRFLRAPEYNQLFSGDPVWVTEVEGGMGEDGRTLVTKTAFRVLNTLYNLGPAPEPNITVFWSPRLPEGFKRFAVKTSVDTSSIQYESDDLMRPKWGDDCAIACCVSAMRIGKQMQFFGARVNLPKTLLYALNGGRDELTGEQVGPKLAPVTADVLEFDDVMSRLDPMMDWLAKVYVNALNVIHYMHDKYCYESIEMALHDRDILRTLACGIAGLSHAADSLSAIKYAKVKPVRDERGIIVDFNVEGEFPCFGNNDDRVDEIAKMLVSMMMSKIRLYPSYRNSVHTQSVLTITSNVVYGKGTGSTPDGRKKGEPFAPGANPSNGRDTHGALAALMSVAKIPYDDAEDGISLTLSVVPSALGTEEERITRGVGALDAYFSSGGFHVNINVLNRETLQDAMEHPEKYPQLTIRVSGYAVNFIKLTKEQQLDVINRTFHGAL from the coding sequence ATGGATACCACCTTCGGCTTCGATTTAGCTCAAATGCACACTGAGGGCGCGTGGCGCGGCTTCACACCGGGCGCCTGGCAATCCCGCGTGAATGTGCGCGAATTCATTCAGCGCAACTACACGCCCTTCGAGGGGGACGCCACATTCCTGCAGGGCCCGACTGAACGCACGAAGGGCATGTGGGAGAAACTCGCACCGATGCTTGCACAGGAGCGAGAAAAAGGGATTCTCGACGTGTCCCAGGAGCCGTCCGGCATTCTCGCGCACGGCCCCGGTTATATCGACAAGGAAAACGAACTAATCGTCGGCCTGCAGACGGACGCGCCTCTCAAGCGCGCAATCATGCCGTTTGGCGGATGGCGGGTCGTCGAAGCCAGTCTCAAGTCGTACGGTTACGAGCCCGATCCGAAGCTGGTCGACATCTTCACGAAGTATCGCAAGACGCATAACGACGGTGTCTTCGATGCCTATACCCCTGAGATCCGTCGCGCCCGTGCGTCGCATGTCGTCACCGGCTTGCCCGACGCATACGGCAGAGGGCGGATCGTGGGCGATTACCGCCGGGTGGCGCTCTACGGCGTCGATTTCCTGATCGCCGACAAGCACCGGGAACGGCAGGAACTCGACGAACGCCATTCCAGCGAAGACGTCATTCGCCTGCGCGAGGAGTTGGCTGAACAGATCCGGTCGCTCAAAGAGCTGAAGGAGATGGCGAAGAACTATGGTTATGACATTTCCACCCCGGCAGCCAATGCTCGCGAGGCGGTGCAGTGGACCTATTTCGCCTACCTCGCTGCGGTCAAGCAGCAAAACGGCGCCGCCATGTCGGCGGGTCGTCTTTCTACGTTTTGGGATATCTACTTCGAACGCGATCTGCGCGAGGGGACGCTCGACGAATCGCAGGCACAGGAGATCATTGACGATCTCGTGATCAAATGGCGCATCGTGCGCTTTCTGCGTGCGCCGGAGTACAACCAGCTCTTCTCCGGCGACCCTGTCTGGGTCACGGAAGTCGAAGGGGGGATGGGGGAGGATGGCCGAACGCTTGTGACGAAGACCGCCTTCCGCGTCCTGAATACGCTGTACAACCTTGGGCCCGCGCCCGAACCGAATATCACCGTATTCTGGTCGCCACGGCTGCCGGAAGGATTCAAGCGTTTCGCGGTGAAAACGTCGGTCGATACGAGTTCGATTCAGTACGAGTCCGACGATCTGATGCGCCCGAAATGGGGAGACGACTGCGCGATTGCATGTTGCGTGTCGGCAATGCGGATCGGCAAGCAGATGCAGTTCTTCGGCGCGCGGGTGAATCTGCCCAAGACGCTGCTCTATGCGTTGAACGGAGGCCGCGATGAGCTCACTGGCGAGCAGGTCGGGCCGAAGCTCGCACCGGTTACTGCCGATGTGCTCGAATTCGACGACGTGATGAGCCGCCTCGATCCCATGATGGATTGGCTGGCCAAGGTGTATGTGAATGCGCTCAACGTCATTCATTACATGCACGACAAGTACTGCTACGAATCGATCGAGATGGCGTTGCACGACCGGGATATCCTGCGCACACTCGCGTGCGGAATTGCCGGGCTGTCGCATGCAGCCGACAGTCTTTCCGCAATCAAGTACGCAAAAGTGAAACCCGTGAGGGATGAGCGCGGAATCATCGTCGATTTCAACGTGGAAGGTGAATTCCCGTGCTTCGGCAATAACGACGATCGGGTCGACGAGATCGCGAAGATGCTGGTCTCGATGATGATGTCCAAGATCCGCCTGTATCCAAGCTACCGCAACTCGGTGCATACGCAATCTGTTCTGACCATCACGTCGAATGTCGTGTACGGAAAAGGCACCGGAAGCACGCCGGATGGGCGCAAGAAAGGGGAGCCCTTCGCTCCTGGTGCGAACCCGTCGAACGGCCGTGACACGCACGGCGCACTGGCCGCCCTGATGTCCGTGGCCAAGATTCCCTACGACGACGCGGAGGACGGCATTTCGCTTACGCTTTCTGTCGTGCCATCGGCGCTCGGCACGGAGGAGGAACGCATCACACGCGGCGTTGGTGCACTGGATGCCTATTTCTCAAGCGGTGGCTTCCACGTCAACATCAACGTTCTTAACCGCGAGACGCTGCAGGACGCGATGGAGCATCCCGAGAAGTATCCGCAATTGACGATTCGCGTTTCCGGGTACGCCGTCAACTTCATCAAGCTCACGAAGGAGCAGCAACTCGATGTCATCAACCGGACATTCCACGGTGCACTCTGA
- the pflA gene encoding pyruvate formate-lyase-activating protein, whose product MSQSLSGSRYEYRVTHEGAAENKVSDYYAVYADDLGKIAENEDVVGYVHSWEVGSTVDGPGIRFVAFLTGCLLRCQYCHNPDTWHKHNGHPVTVARALREIAKYAQVLKISRGGVTLSGGEPMVQREFTMEIFRGCKQLGLHTCIDTSGRLGEMMTDEDLGYIDLNLLDIKSGDPEIYKTITHNALQPTLDYARRLSELGRPMWIRFVLVPGLSDDYGNVEKLADFVGGLKTVERVEILRFHQMGRDKWHKLGLPYQLENVEPPDAELSERVREQFRSRGLTVF is encoded by the coding sequence ATGAGTCAATCGCTCAGTGGTAGCCGCTACGAGTATCGCGTCACGCATGAAGGCGCAGCGGAGAACAAGGTATCCGACTACTACGCGGTCTATGCCGATGATCTCGGAAAGATTGCTGAGAACGAAGACGTCGTTGGCTACGTTCACTCGTGGGAGGTTGGCAGTACGGTCGACGGGCCGGGGATACGCTTTGTCGCATTCCTGACCGGTTGCCTCCTTCGTTGCCAGTACTGCCACAACCCGGACACCTGGCACAAGCACAACGGCCACCCGGTAACGGTGGCCCGCGCGCTGCGCGAGATTGCAAAATACGCTCAGGTACTCAAGATCAGCCGTGGCGGAGTGACCCTCTCAGGTGGCGAGCCCATGGTGCAGCGCGAGTTCACGATGGAGATCTTCCGGGGCTGCAAGCAACTCGGACTTCACACCTGCATCGACACATCGGGACGCCTGGGCGAGATGATGACCGACGAGGATCTGGGTTACATCGACCTGAATCTGCTCGACATCAAGTCGGGCGACCCTGAAATCTACAAGACGATCACGCATAACGCGTTGCAGCCGACTCTGGACTACGCCCGGCGCCTCTCGGAACTCGGCAGGCCGATGTGGATCCGCTTCGTGCTGGTGCCGGGCCTGTCTGATGACTATGGGAACGTGGAGAAACTGGCGGATTTCGTGGGCGGCCTGAAAACCGTCGAGCGGGTCGAGATCCTGCGCTTTCATCAAATGGGCCGGGACAAGTGGCACAAACTGGGACTTCCCTACCAGTTGGAGAACGTCGAGCCACCCGACGCTGAGCTATCGGAGCGTGTGCGAGAGCAGTTCCGAAGTCGTGGTTTGACGGTGTTTTAA
- a CDS encoding aspartate:alanine exchanger family transporter, with product MDVIKSLLEQQPLMALFLTIAIGYLIGEINIKGFSLGVGAVLFVALAVGWFAPKSAPAPMVGTLGLALFLYAVGVQYGKQFFLGLKSSNGRKANLMALIGVLLSGAVSLLFMRTHELSIGHALGLFAGSGTSTPTLQAAIARLSSDDPAVGYSVAYPFGVAGPILCLYIVFMALKPKIQSNAGGRMEVREITLHDSEFAGKTVSELSATLPASVRIVALRRAHHNEPVSPEAVLAEDDVLLMVGPNKEMLDQAGLAVGEPDPGRFAKDRRDLDYIRVFASRATVVGHALGEITIPTTRASIVAHVRRGDADLLPGPDLVLESGDRVGLLAHRDDFKPVRQFFGDSIKATAEFSYISIGLGMAIGFLLGAIVIPLPGMGKVSLGLSGVLIAALVLGNYRRTGPLNWTIPLSANIVLRNLGLTLFLAQVGMTSGPKFAATVSQTGLTMLGLGAIVLLTLVVPILILGLFVFKMPYDEVAGIVAGACGNPAILAYANKLAPTDAPDIGYAMIFPGMTIIKILVVNVVPAFFGG from the coding sequence ATGGATGTCATCAAATCTCTGCTTGAACAGCAGCCGCTCATGGCGCTGTTCCTTACTATCGCGATCGGCTATTTGATCGGGGAAATCAACATCAAGGGTTTTTCGCTCGGCGTGGGCGCGGTGCTGTTCGTCGCGCTCGCCGTGGGATGGTTCGCGCCCAAATCCGCGCCTGCACCGATGGTCGGCACGTTGGGTCTCGCGCTTTTTCTCTACGCAGTGGGTGTGCAATACGGCAAGCAGTTCTTTCTCGGCCTCAAGAGTTCGAACGGCCGAAAGGCTAACCTCATGGCCTTGATTGGCGTGTTGCTTTCGGGCGCGGTGAGCCTGCTTTTCATGAGGACGCACGAACTCAGCATCGGCCACGCTCTGGGCCTGTTCGCCGGTTCGGGCACGAGCACGCCGACCCTGCAGGCGGCCATTGCTAGACTTTCCAGCGACGATCCCGCGGTTGGCTATTCGGTGGCTTATCCGTTTGGTGTGGCTGGTCCCATCTTGTGCCTGTACATCGTGTTCATGGCGCTGAAACCGAAGATCCAGTCCAACGCCGGTGGCAGGATGGAGGTGCGCGAGATTACGTTGCACGACTCGGAGTTTGCCGGAAAGACAGTCAGCGAACTCTCCGCCACACTTCCGGCGAGCGTGCGGATCGTCGCACTCAGACGGGCACATCATAACGAACCGGTGTCACCCGAAGCGGTGCTCGCGGAAGACGACGTACTGCTCATGGTTGGGCCGAACAAGGAGATGCTCGATCAGGCGGGGCTTGCGGTCGGCGAGCCCGATCCGGGACGTTTTGCCAAGGACCGGCGGGATCTCGACTACATCCGTGTTTTTGCGTCTCGCGCGACAGTTGTTGGCCACGCGCTGGGCGAAATCACAATACCCACTACGCGGGCGTCGATCGTGGCTCACGTCCGCCGCGGCGATGCCGATCTGCTGCCAGGTCCCGACCTCGTGCTCGAGTCGGGCGATCGGGTCGGGCTGCTCGCCCATCGCGACGACTTCAAACCGGTGCGCCAGTTCTTCGGCGACTCGATCAAGGCGACCGCCGAATTCAGCTATATCTCAATTGGACTGGGTATGGCGATCGGCTTTTTGCTGGGCGCTATCGTCATTCCGCTTCCCGGCATGGGCAAGGTCTCCCTCGGGCTTTCAGGTGTACTGATCGCAGCGCTCGTGCTCGGCAATTACCGGAGGACCGGGCCGCTTAACTGGACAATTCCCTTGTCCGCCAACATCGTGTTGCGCAACCTTGGTCTCACGTTGTTTCTTGCGCAGGTTGGCATGACTTCAGGACCGAAGTTCGCCGCGACGGTGTCGCAAACGGGGCTGACGATGCTGGGCCTCGGTGCGATCGTGCTGCTGACACTCGTTGTGCCGATTCTTATCCTCGGTCTGTTCGTCTTCAAGATGCCGTACGACGAGGTTGCGGGGATTGTCGCCGGCGCATGTGGCAATCCCGCGATTCTCGCCTACGCAAACAAGCTCGCGCCAACGGACGCGCCCGATATTGGCTACGCAATGATCTTTCCTGGCATGACGATCATCAAGATACTTGTGGTCAACGTC